The following proteins are co-located in the Brevibacillus laterosporus DSM 25 genome:
- a CDS encoding S41 family peptidase, translating to MNWNGRKVLALVLAGMLTSSLLTVIAVKTAPLSSATNAVVAGGSNGLFSLGSGQDSLKDFAKLQEVYKIIKSRYVHEVADDKLMEGAINGMISALDDPYSDYMDPQAAAEFNASLNSSFEGIGAEVTMKDGKLTIVSPIKTSPAEKAGLRPNDQVLSVNGESLEGLDLHKAVGKIRGPKGTKATLKILRAGQPEPITVVIVRDDIPIETVYSSILESNGKKIGKLEMTSFASATADDFNRELAELEKKGIQGLIIDVRGNPGGYLKATTSISEGLVPNKAKIVEISYGNNNEQVETFYSKVDKGKPYPITVLIDGGSASASEILAGALSESAGAKLVGEKTFGKGTVQNTMEMKDKSQLKLTIAKWLTPKGDWIHKKGIQPNEVVNQPDYFKATQLPHDKVLSRDMNGLDVKNLQLILKGLQLKPDRMDGYYDASTEAAVKKFQQAHKLEATGKVDQKTGLEMQTALIKVMKDPNNDRQLQRALEITAQSKVK from the coding sequence ATGAACTGGAACGGACGCAAGGTGCTCGCCCTTGTGCTAGCTGGTATGTTGACCAGTAGTCTCTTAACTGTGATTGCTGTGAAGACAGCTCCGTTAAGCTCTGCAACCAATGCAGTAGTGGCTGGCGGAAGCAACGGTCTTTTCTCTCTTGGTAGTGGACAAGATTCGCTCAAAGACTTTGCTAAGCTACAGGAAGTATATAAAATAATCAAATCGCGTTACGTGCATGAGGTAGCTGATGACAAACTCATGGAGGGTGCCATCAATGGCATGATCTCTGCGTTGGATGATCCGTATTCAGACTATATGGATCCTCAGGCAGCAGCAGAATTTAATGCATCTCTTAATTCTTCATTTGAAGGAATTGGTGCAGAAGTAACAATGAAGGATGGTAAGCTTACCATTGTTTCACCGATAAAAACCTCCCCAGCAGAAAAGGCGGGGCTTCGTCCGAACGATCAGGTGCTTAGCGTTAATGGCGAATCTTTGGAAGGCTTAGATTTGCATAAAGCGGTAGGCAAAATCCGTGGACCTAAAGGAACCAAGGCTACTCTTAAAATCTTGCGTGCAGGACAGCCTGAACCGATTACTGTTGTAATAGTTCGAGATGATATTCCAATTGAGACGGTCTATAGCTCTATCCTAGAGAGTAACGGTAAAAAGATCGGTAAATTGGAGATGACTTCTTTCGCAAGTGCCACGGCTGACGATTTTAATAGAGAATTGGCTGAACTAGAGAAAAAAGGAATTCAAGGATTAATCATTGATGTTCGTGGTAACCCAGGCGGTTATCTAAAGGCGACAACTAGTATTAGTGAAGGCTTGGTCCCTAACAAAGCCAAAATCGTTGAAATCTCGTATGGAAATAATAACGAACAAGTAGAGACGTTTTATTCCAAAGTGGATAAGGGAAAGCCGTATCCAATCACTGTACTTATTGATGGAGGGTCTGCTAGTGCTTCTGAAATTTTAGCAGGTGCCCTTTCTGAGAGTGCAGGTGCAAAATTGGTTGGTGAAAAAACGTTTGGTAAGGGTACCGTTCAGAACACGATGGAAATGAAGGATAAGAGCCAGTTGAAGCTGACAATTGCCAAATGGTTAACACCAAAAGGGGATTGGATTCATAAAAAAGGTATCCAACCTAATGAAGTTGTCAATCAGCCAGACTACTTCAAAGCAACTCAGCTCCCACATGATAAGGTATTATCACGTGATATGAATGGGTTGGACGTTAAGAACCTCCAATTAATTCTTAAAGGATTGCAATTGAAGCCAGATCGTATGGATGGCTATTATGATGCTTCAACTGAAGCGGCAGTGAAAAAATTCCAACAGGCGCACAAGCTTGAAGCTACGGGAAAAGTTGATCAAAAAACGGGTCTAGAGATGCAAACCGCTTTAATTAAAGTAATGAAAGATCCGAATAATGATCGCCAATTGCAACGTGCATTGGAAATCACCGCACAGTCTAAGGTAAAATAA
- a CDS encoding murein hydrolase activator EnvC family protein, with protein MKKNNLILSVLATSMLAWGLAPAPAGYASKKSLQTINRELEQIRSQKKKQQLQVSNIKSQINTVRSEQKNLDHELFAIDLKREETQQKLDKLDKDINATAKKAVVAQEDLDSAVDRVAKRDELLKTRVKAMYKRGKVSYLDVLMGSSDFGDLLTRMHGMKLIVEQDNRILEENKKDKQTIEKRKKDVDNLLASYKTMFSKSEDLKEELDRQYNRSVVVKAELKKKENDLVEIEAEAQEAMRAMIQAESAKLLEKQNLSSVSNYKGGKLGVPLDSFVLTSSFGYRADPFTGKSAGHDGLDMAAPKGTTIKAAEDGVVIFASTMRGYGNAVVIQHNNEISTLYGHIREGGIKVRVGQAVKRGEKIAEVGSTGRSTGNHLHFTVYKNNRPVDPAPYIR; from the coding sequence ATGAAAAAGAATAACCTCATTCTTTCTGTTTTAGCGACCAGTATGCTGGCATGGGGATTAGCGCCTGCTCCTGCGGGGTATGCCAGTAAGAAATCATTACAGACGATTAATCGTGAGCTAGAACAAATCAGATCACAGAAAAAGAAGCAACAACTTCAGGTCAGTAATATTAAAAGTCAAATTAATACAGTGAGAAGCGAGCAGAAAAATTTAGATCATGAGCTATTCGCCATTGATCTAAAGCGAGAAGAAACACAGCAGAAGCTGGACAAGCTGGATAAGGATATCAACGCAACAGCTAAAAAAGCCGTGGTTGCACAGGAAGATTTAGATTCCGCTGTAGATCGGGTGGCTAAGCGTGATGAGCTATTAAAGACACGTGTCAAAGCAATGTATAAACGCGGTAAGGTTTCTTACCTAGATGTATTGATGGGCTCCTCTGATTTTGGCGATTTGTTAACACGCATGCACGGCATGAAACTAATTGTCGAACAGGATAATCGAATTTTGGAAGAGAACAAAAAGGATAAACAAACCATTGAAAAACGGAAGAAAGACGTGGATAATTTACTTGCTTCCTATAAAACGATGTTCTCAAAAAGCGAAGATTTAAAAGAGGAGCTGGATCGACAATATAATCGCAGTGTCGTTGTGAAAGCGGAGCTTAAGAAGAAGGAAAACGATCTCGTAGAAATCGAAGCAGAAGCACAGGAAGCCATGAGAGCGATGATTCAGGCAGAATCTGCTAAGCTGTTAGAAAAGCAAAATTTAAGTAGTGTTAGCAATTACAAAGGTGGAAAATTAGGCGTTCCACTTGATTCGTTTGTTCTTACCTCTTCGTTTGGATATCGAGCTGATCCGTTTACAGGAAAGTCAGCTGGTCATGATGGGCTTGATATGGCTGCTCCTAAAGGAACAACGATTAAGGCGGCTGAAGATGGTGTTGTTATTTTTGCTAGTACGATGCGTGGATATGGTAATGCAGTCGTTATTCAGCATAATAACGAAATTAGCACGCTGTACGGACATATTCGTGAGGGCGGAATTAAGGTTCGGGTTGGACAAGCTGTAAAACGTGGTGAAAAGATTGCAGAGGTAGGTTCCACTGGACGCTCAACTGGTAACCATTTGCATTTCACCGTGTATAAAAACAATCGACCGGTTGATCCAGCACCTTATATCCGCTAG
- the argH gene encoding argininosuccinate lyase: MKLWGGRFTKPTNQLVDEYTASISFDQRLWRQDIVGSSAHVAMLGKCGILSMDEVRQIIAGLKKVKEKIEQKQVQFDIAHEDIHMNIEKLLIEEIGALGGKLHTGRSRNDQVALDMHLYLREKLMEIIELSMYLQQALLDQAQNHLETVMPGYTHLQRAQPVLFGYHLMAYVSMLQRDLERMQDSFKRVNTLPLGAGALAGTTFPIDRQFVASMLQFDGIYQNSMDAVSDRDFIIEFLSNASLLMTHLSRLCEELVIWSSQEFSFIELDDAFCTGSSIMPQKKNPDVAELVRGKTGRVYGNLIGMLTVLKGLPLAYNKDMQEDKEGMFDTVETLHGALALLTPMISTMQVKTEQMRKAVTQDFSNATDLADYLVTKQIPFRQAHEIVGKAVLYCIERQKYLLDLTLEEFHGFSPLIDQDVYQALDINAVVNARNVLGGTAKQQVEQQIQFYQQQGKGNKAWVATHSQKVMVEALVDIKSPVV, translated from the coding sequence ATGAAACTTTGGGGAGGACGTTTTACTAAACCAACCAATCAACTCGTAGATGAATATACAGCTTCTATTTCGTTTGACCAGAGACTATGGCGTCAGGATATTGTGGGTAGCTCGGCGCATGTAGCCATGCTCGGAAAATGCGGCATTCTGTCTATGGATGAGGTACGTCAAATCATTGCTGGCTTGAAAAAGGTAAAAGAAAAGATCGAGCAGAAGCAGGTTCAATTTGACATAGCGCATGAAGATATTCATATGAATATTGAAAAACTATTAATTGAAGAAATAGGAGCCTTAGGTGGTAAACTCCACACAGGTAGAAGCCGGAATGATCAGGTGGCGCTAGATATGCATTTATATCTACGTGAAAAACTGATGGAAATTATTGAATTAAGCATGTACCTACAACAGGCATTATTAGATCAGGCCCAAAATCATTTGGAGACCGTTATGCCTGGGTATACTCATTTACAACGGGCGCAGCCAGTGCTTTTTGGCTATCATTTGATGGCATACGTATCTATGCTACAACGAGATTTGGAACGGATGCAGGATTCATTTAAAAGGGTAAATACATTACCTCTCGGAGCGGGAGCACTTGCTGGGACTACTTTTCCGATTGATCGACAGTTCGTTGCCTCTATGCTTCAGTTTGACGGGATTTATCAAAATAGCATGGATGCAGTGAGCGATCGAGATTTTATTATCGAGTTTTTATCCAATGCTTCCTTATTAATGACCCATCTCTCCCGCTTGTGCGAAGAACTAGTTATTTGGAGCAGTCAGGAATTTTCCTTTATTGAATTAGACGACGCGTTTTGCACTGGTTCTAGCATCATGCCACAAAAGAAGAACCCTGATGTAGCAGAGCTTGTCCGTGGAAAGACTGGACGTGTCTACGGGAATCTAATCGGAATGCTAACGGTACTAAAAGGACTACCGCTCGCCTATAACAAAGACATGCAAGAGGATAAAGAGGGCATGTTCGATACAGTGGAGACGTTACATGGAGCACTGGCTTTGTTAACGCCTATGATTTCTACTATGCAGGTAAAAACGGAGCAGATGCGAAAAGCAGTCACACAGGATTTCTCTAATGCGACGGACTTGGCAGATTATCTAGTAACGAAACAAATTCCGTTCAGACAGGCACATGAAATCGTGGGAAAAGCGGTTCTGTACTGCATTGAACGTCAAAAATATTTGCTAGATCTTACCTTAGAAGAATTCCATGGGTTTTCCCCGCTTATCGATCAGGATGTGTACCAGGCACTAGATATTAATGCGGTCGTGAATGCACGTAATGTACTAGGTGGAACGGCCAAACAACAGGTTGAACAGCAGATTCAATTTTACCAGCAGCAAGGAAAAGGAAACAAAGCGTGGGTGGCAACACATAGTCAAAAGGTTATGGTGGAGGCCTTGGTGGATATTAAGTCGCCTGTTGTATAG
- the ftsX gene encoding permease-like cell division protein FtsX yields MKISTYGRHVREGVKNLGRNGWMTFASVSAVTITLLILGVFLLLALNVNHMAKLVENQVEIRVFMDVTSDKAVAENLQKQVKALPAVETVTYVPKAQGLKDLREQLGENGKLLDGLEKENPLPDALVVKTKEPEDVDFVAKQVKEMEHIEDVDYGAETVNNLFTATNIMRNVGIFFIIGLAFTAMFLIANTIKLTIVARRREIEIMKLVGATNWFIRWPFFIEGLFMGVMGAIIPITILTVGYYYLLQQIHASMYSSMLPLLPMDPFAYQVGLLLIGIGAFIGIWGSMLSVRKFLKV; encoded by the coding sequence ATGAAGATTAGTACATACGGACGCCATGTGCGAGAAGGTGTAAAGAATTTGGGACGGAATGGCTGGATGACTTTTGCTTCAGTCAGTGCCGTAACCATTACATTATTGATTTTAGGTGTATTCTTACTACTCGCATTAAACGTAAATCACATGGCAAAATTGGTTGAAAATCAGGTTGAAATTCGTGTTTTTATGGATGTTACCTCCGATAAAGCAGTAGCAGAGAATTTACAAAAACAAGTGAAAGCATTACCTGCTGTAGAAACCGTTACCTATGTTCCGAAAGCTCAGGGATTAAAGGATTTGCGAGAGCAGCTAGGTGAAAACGGAAAGCTTTTGGACGGCTTGGAGAAAGAGAATCCTCTACCAGATGCATTGGTAGTTAAGACTAAAGAACCAGAAGATGTAGATTTTGTCGCTAAGCAGGTCAAAGAGATGGAACATATTGAAGATGTCGACTATGGGGCGGAAACGGTGAACAATTTGTTTACCGCAACCAATATTATGCGTAATGTAGGCATTTTCTTCATTATTGGATTAGCTTTTACGGCGATGTTCCTGATTGCTAATACCATTAAACTAACAATTGTTGCACGCCGTCGTGAAATTGAAATTATGAAATTAGTAGGAGCAACCAACTGGTTTATTCGTTGGCCTTTCTTTATTGAAGGTCTGTTTATGGGTGTAATGGGAGCGATTATTCCTATTACTATCCTTACAGTAGGCTACTACTATTTATTGCAACAAATACACGCTAGCATGTATAGCTCAATGCTTCCTTTATTGCCAATGGATCCGTTTGCCTATCAAGTAGGGTTATTATTGATAGGAATTGGTGCTTTTATTGGTATTTGGGGAAGTATGCTTTCCGTTCGCAAATTCTTGAAGGTGTAA
- a CDS encoding argininosuccinate synthase yields MAKDKIVLAYSGGLDTSVAIKWLQDTYSYDVIAVALDVGEGKDLEFVQKKAMQVGAYKSIVVDAKEAFANEYVLPALQANAMYEGKYPLVSALSRYLISKILIEIANQEGAVAVAHGCTGKGNDQVRFDISFTALHPNIQIVAPVREWGWTRDEEIEYAKKNNIPIPINLDNPYSIDQNLWGRSCECGVLEDPWAAPPEGAYELTASIDDAPDQAEEIEISFTKGVPTALNGEAMTLAELILALNKIAGKHGVGRIDHVENRLVGIKSREVYETPAATTLILAHRELEFLTQPREVAQFKPIVEQKMAQVIYEGLWYSPIRPALQAFIKETQANVTGIVRVKLHKGQAIVVGRKSDASLYSHELATYNSGDQFDHKAALGFIKLWGLPTKVYSQINDENNAELENNFATDASPSTSKTAKEAIMP; encoded by the coding sequence ATGGCAAAAGATAAAATTGTTTTAGCGTATTCTGGTGGTTTAGATACTTCTGTAGCAATAAAATGGTTGCAAGATACTTATAGCTATGACGTAATCGCGGTAGCCCTTGATGTGGGGGAAGGAAAGGATTTGGAGTTTGTCCAAAAAAAAGCGATGCAAGTTGGTGCATATAAATCCATCGTAGTAGACGCGAAGGAAGCCTTTGCGAATGAATATGTTTTACCAGCTTTACAAGCTAATGCCATGTACGAAGGAAAATATCCTTTGGTATCAGCGCTGTCTCGTTACTTGATTTCTAAAATTTTGATTGAGATCGCGAATCAGGAGGGAGCAGTAGCTGTTGCTCATGGATGCACTGGTAAAGGAAACGATCAGGTGCGCTTTGATATTTCATTTACCGCCCTACATCCAAATATTCAAATTGTTGCGCCAGTTCGTGAGTGGGGTTGGACACGTGATGAAGAGATCGAGTATGCCAAGAAAAATAATATTCCCATCCCGATCAATCTAGATAACCCATATTCAATCGACCAGAATCTTTGGGGAAGAAGCTGCGAGTGCGGCGTTCTAGAAGACCCGTGGGCTGCACCACCTGAAGGAGCTTATGAATTAACTGCCTCGATTGACGATGCTCCAGATCAAGCGGAAGAGATTGAGATCAGTTTTACAAAAGGTGTTCCGACTGCTTTAAATGGGGAAGCAATGACGTTAGCTGAGCTAATTCTGGCTTTAAATAAGATTGCAGGCAAGCATGGAGTCGGTCGGATTGACCATGTGGAAAATCGCTTAGTAGGTATAAAATCTCGTGAAGTATATGAGACGCCAGCTGCTACTACACTCATTCTAGCACATCGGGAGCTGGAGTTTCTGACACAACCTCGTGAAGTCGCTCAATTTAAACCAATCGTGGAACAAAAAATGGCTCAAGTGATTTACGAGGGTCTCTGGTATTCTCCAATTCGTCCTGCCCTACAGGCCTTCATTAAAGAGACTCAGGCAAATGTAACAGGTATTGTTCGTGTCAAGCTCCATAAGGGTCAGGCTATTGTCGTCGGACGTAAATCAGATGCGTCATTGTATAGTCATGAATTGGCTACCTATAATTCTGGGGATCAATTTGATCATAAAGCAGCACTTGGCTTTATCAAATTGTGGGGATTGCCTACAAAGGTATATTCGCAGATTAATGATGAAAACAATGCCGAGCTTGAAAATAACTTTGCTACAGATGCTTCTCCTTCTACAAGTAAAACAGCAAAGGAAGCGATCATGCCATGA
- the ftsE gene encoding cell division ATP-binding protein FtsE, producing MIEMYDVWKTYPNGTNALKGINVKIDKGEFVYVVGPSGAGKSTFIKLMYREERPTKGQIFLNSFNVSRIKERQIPNVRRSIGVVFQDFKLLPTLTVFENVAFAMEVIEANQKSIKPRVLDVLNLVKLKHKAKMLPGELSGGEQQRVALARAIVNNPSIIIADEPTGNLDPETSWDIMRLFEEINQRGTTVVMATHNREIVNTIRRRVIAIEAGEIARDEQRGEYGYED from the coding sequence TTGATCGAGATGTATGATGTCTGGAAAACATATCCCAATGGCACTAATGCGCTAAAGGGGATTAATGTAAAGATTGATAAGGGTGAATTTGTCTATGTTGTAGGTCCGAGTGGTGCAGGTAAATCAACCTTTATTAAATTAATGTATCGTGAAGAGAGACCAACCAAAGGACAAATCTTTTTAAACAGTTTTAATGTTAGTCGTATTAAGGAAAGACAAATACCGAATGTACGCCGAAGTATCGGAGTTGTGTTTCAGGATTTTAAACTATTGCCAACTTTAACGGTATTTGAAAATGTTGCATTTGCAATGGAAGTCATCGAGGCGAATCAGAAAAGCATAAAGCCTCGTGTTCTGGATGTGCTTAATCTTGTTAAATTAAAGCATAAAGCAAAAATGCTGCCAGGAGAGTTATCGGGTGGAGAGCAACAACGTGTCGCATTGGCGCGGGCTATCGTTAACAATCCAAGTATCATTATTGCGGACGAGCCTACAGGTAACCTTGATCCCGAAACTTCATGGGATATTATGCGCTTGTTTGAAGAAATCAATCAGCGTGGAACGACCGTTGTAATGGCAACACATAACCGTGAGATTGTTAATACGATTCGCCGTCGTGTCATCGCGATTGAAGCTGGTGAAATTGCCCGCGATGAACAGAGAGGGGAATACGGTTATGAAGATTAG
- a CDS encoding PDZ domain-containing protein, with product MSVLWNLISNYLYALVHFLLNPLLYAFLIFIYLHYRKQMLWERQLFSVRIHSPLTQTLRSVGLGMVGGLFVSLVAGLLGIFIQVSDMWIAWAIALLLAFVRFRFLCLAYGTAIFTGLHGIAKLFPIVGEISGFDKVWGWFAHANPAPLLALVALLHIVEAWFIRSHGGRHASPLFVEGKRGRVVGAYQLHSFWLTPVIVLTPVTGEAFHVPALFQGWPLFSPDWAMATLGMLLLPAITGFSAITKTKTPQAKANSLSKHLFIYSFLLLGISYAAVIIPSLVYVAALFAFFGHEWLGWLSSRQEEKLPPYYVPAEKGLKVMAVLPGTPADVMGIRIGEVIVKVNGHPISVKEDLYQALQVNPAFCKMEVLTLDNEIKFTQSAIYAGQHHQLGIIVVPDERTTHFVSMQEIGLHGVKKHKSKGEHELGI from the coding sequence TTGAGTGTGCTCTGGAACCTTATAAGCAACTATTTGTACGCATTGGTACATTTTCTGTTAAATCCGCTCTTATATGCGTTTCTCATATTTATTTACTTGCATTATCGCAAACAAATGTTATGGGAGCGTCAACTGTTTTCTGTACGAATACATTCGCCATTGACACAGACTCTCCGTTCCGTTGGTCTGGGGATGGTAGGTGGTTTGTTTGTTAGTCTGGTAGCTGGTTTACTAGGTATTTTCATTCAGGTATCTGACATGTGGATCGCCTGGGCAATTGCTCTATTACTCGCCTTTGTAAGGTTTCGATTTCTATGTTTAGCCTATGGGACAGCTATTTTTACCGGCTTACACGGAATTGCTAAACTATTTCCCATAGTAGGAGAGATATCTGGTTTCGACAAAGTCTGGGGTTGGTTTGCTCATGCTAATCCAGCACCATTATTAGCTTTAGTAGCTCTTTTACATATCGTAGAAGCGTGGTTTATTAGAAGTCATGGAGGCAGACATGCATCTCCGTTGTTTGTAGAAGGTAAACGTGGAAGAGTTGTAGGTGCTTACCAACTTCATTCCTTTTGGTTAACACCTGTTATTGTATTAACACCTGTTACGGGAGAAGCATTTCATGTGCCTGCTTTATTTCAAGGTTGGCCATTGTTTTCTCCTGATTGGGCGATGGCTACACTTGGAATGCTACTATTACCAGCTATTACGGGTTTTTCTGCTATTACCAAAACGAAAACACCTCAGGCAAAGGCGAACTCGTTATCCAAGCATTTATTTATCTACTCATTCCTTTTGCTTGGAATAAGCTATGCAGCAGTAATCATTCCGTCTCTTGTATATGTGGCTGCCCTCTTTGCATTTTTTGGACACGAATGGTTGGGCTGGCTAAGCTCACGTCAAGAAGAGAAACTGCCTCCCTACTATGTTCCTGCTGAAAAGGGCTTGAAAGTGATGGCTGTTCTGCCAGGGACACCTGCCGATGTAATGGGAATTAGGATCGGTGAGGTGATCGTTAAGGTAAATGGGCACCCGATCTCTGTAAAAGAAGATTTATATCAAGCGTTACAAGTTAATCCAGCATTCTGTAAAATGGAAGTTTTAACATTGGATAATGAAATAAAATTTACGCAGAGTGCTATCTATGCGGGACAACATCATCAGCTTGGAATTATTGTGGTACCAGACGAGCGAACAACGCATTTTGTTTCCATGCAGGAGATTGGTTTACATGGAGTAAAGAAGCATAAGTCTAAAGGAGAGCACGAGCTTGGAATTTAG
- the argF gene encoding ornithine carbamoyltransferase, producing MKPVKTLDLYADIQPSRYRGKSTLQIDEWNKEEVLGLLHYASQIKSMQKSGKAYQPLAGKTLAMIFTKSSTRTRVSFEVGMYQLGGSSLFLTDKDLQLGRGETISDTAKILSSYVDGIMIRTHAHEDVVELAKHASVPVINGLTDLYHPCQALADLLTIQEHKGKLQGIKLAFIGDGNNVANSLVLGAVILGLDVRVATPPGYEMQKAIVEKVEEYATQYGGKFMMTHDVYEAVDQADVIYTDVWTSMGFEEENEQRLKDFASYQVNKKLVARADSSYIFMHCLPVHRGEEVTAEIIDGPHSVVFEEAENRLHAQKALLASVM from the coding sequence ATGAAGCCTGTGAAGACCTTGGATCTCTATGCAGACATTCAACCCTCTCGCTATAGAGGAAAAAGTACGCTACAGATTGATGAGTGGAATAAGGAAGAGGTACTCGGACTACTGCATTATGCTAGTCAAATAAAATCGATGCAAAAAAGCGGTAAGGCCTATCAGCCATTAGCTGGGAAAACGTTAGCGATGATTTTTACTAAATCCTCCACCCGTACTCGTGTTTCTTTTGAGGTTGGTATGTATCAATTAGGGGGAAGTAGTCTGTTTTTGACTGATAAAGATCTACAGCTAGGTCGTGGTGAAACAATTTCAGATACAGCTAAAATTTTGTCTAGTTATGTAGATGGAATTATGATTCGGACTCATGCACACGAAGATGTGGTAGAACTAGCAAAGCACGCTAGTGTACCTGTTATTAATGGGCTAACTGATTTATATCATCCTTGTCAGGCTTTAGCTGACCTTTTAACTATACAAGAACACAAGGGTAAATTGCAGGGAATTAAGCTAGCCTTCATTGGAGACGGCAATAATGTGGCGAATTCACTTGTCTTAGGGGCGGTTATCCTCGGATTAGATGTACGTGTCGCTACACCTCCAGGATATGAGATGCAGAAAGCTATTGTTGAAAAGGTAGAGGAATATGCTACGCAATATGGTGGGAAATTTATGATGACCCATGATGTGTATGAAGCTGTTGATCAAGCAGACGTTATTTACACGGATGTATGGACCAGCATGGGCTTTGAAGAAGAGAATGAGCAACGTTTAAAAGATTTTGCTTCCTATCAAGTAAATAAAAAACTGGTGGCAAGAGCTGACTCATCTTATATCTTTATGCATTGTCTGCCTGTGCACCGTGGTGAAGAGGTGACAGCAGAGATTATTGATGGACCTCATTCTGTGGTGTTTGAGGAAGCAGAAAATCGTCTCCATGCACAAAAAGCATTGCTAGCTTCTGTAATGTAA